Below is a window of Acanthochromis polyacanthus isolate Apoly-LR-REF ecotype Palm Island chromosome 18, KAUST_Apoly_ChrSc, whole genome shotgun sequence DNA.
ttaatTAAAAAGATAAACTTTCAtgctttttatatttcttagacttaatgtaaaacatttccagccttttaaaataatatttgaataattatttattagaaATTCTATCTCAAATTATTGGAAAATTTTCCAAgatcaagcaaaaaaataaaggattTACAATACAGAAATGTCCAACTCCTGAAAAATATCTTCATTTATACACTCATTACTTGGTTGTGGCTGCTTTACAATGACTTACTGCATCAGTGCATTATGGCACAGCTTTATATTCCTTGGTGTCACCTGTCAGTCTCCATAGAGTCTGTGATACCTGGCTGGTGGAGGGGTTTGGGGCTGTATGCAGCCTAATGCCAAAGCTATGCAGGGCTGAAAAAAGTACCGCCACCTCATCTCCTTGTCTTCAgggctatatatatatatatatatatatatatatatatatatataatgttccCTAAGAGTtcttaaaaatacaaagataAATATGACAAGAATTAGTCAAGGGTCAAGCTGTATTATAATGCAGCATATGTGAGCTGGAGAGAAGCAAATGAATGTAAGTGGCTGACACGAGTTAAGCTTTGGTTGCAGAGAAGTACAAAAGGTGATATGGAAACACAGTAACCCACACCCAGTTCTTGTTTATTGGTCTCAATTTGACCTTAAAATTTCCACCATTTTTGATTGCATTACAATTTCTGCATAGCTCTGACCTGTGGGTATACCTTCAAAGCTAATGGTAATTTTAGCCACATCCCCCCCACCAAGTCGGTTCTATTGATACTGCACTCTGACTGTTGCACTGAGTCAGTGTTTATTCCTGTGGTGTAAAGAACACAGTGGGCAGACACAACAAAGGATAAGTGCAGAATTGGGAAAATCCCACTGTGCATGTCCAAATCAAAACACTTCCAAATCCAGCAGTGAATACTTCAATTAAAGCTCTATCAATTATGAATGAGAAAGGTGTGAATAAAGGAAAATCTTCATGGGCAGTCTTCTCCAAACAAGTATTGGTCTGCATCActgcttcatttgtttttcctgcACTTCCAGTGCAGACAGTACGTGTAGTTACAAATTTTTGGCTGAACAGACTCACAGTAATCATGAATTGGCTTGAAGGACTTTACTGTTTTCATAGTGACATTGttgtcaaaaataataacagacCTCAGAGAAAATTTATATCTACTGTATGTGTATAAAATTAAAGAATCAACCTCATCTGACTAAACATATTCGTGCTTGTGTACTTAATGCATGGAAGTAGAAAACCTAATTATCACAATTACATACTTGGGTTCACTGATTGTCAAACAAATGAGAAACTGTCACCACACTGTTCGTTTTTGAAGAATTGTTGTTTTACTTTGCTGAAAAGCACTTAAACAAGCAGCATTACATAGTAATAGTTTACTGAATCTTAACTTTATTTTGTGGTTCGCTGTGAAGGATGGCGTTGTCCTAGGAGCTGACACCAGAGCCACTGAGGGAATGGTTGTGGCAGACAAGAACTGCTCCAAGATCCATTACATCTCCCCCAACATTTAGTAAGTGCCTCAGTTGTGCAATATGCTGCTGGTTGGGTTGGTTGGGCTTTCATTTTCCCTACATTATTCTACATGCAGTATTTATGCATTCAAATTAACAGATGTGTACTTTGACAGTATGGATCTGAATTTTTAAATCCTGCACTCAAAATCTTCAAGATAATACTTGTTTCcgttggttttctttttttgatagCTTCATGTGATAGAGCTGATGTGTTGTCTCAAATGACAATGACTGAATGAGTGCTGTGCAATTGTGTTTTCATCCAGCTGCTGTGGGGCTGgaacagctgcagacacagagATGACCACTCAGATCATCTCCTCTAACCTGGAACTGCACTCACTCTCAACAGGCAGGTTGCCACGTGTGGCCACCGCCAACCGCATGCTCAAGCAAATGCTCTTCAGGTACAGTCTTTGGTCTGTCAGTGCACATCAAATGAGAAACTGTTTTTCATAGTTGGTATTAAAAAGTAAGAAAGTGTCAATTATGTGCCTTGTGAATGAGTATTACTGTAgtctgtatatatatgtgtgtgtgtgtgtgtgtgtgtctctgtatgtGTTCAGATATCAGGGCTACATTGGTGCTGCGCTGGTTCTGGGTGGAGTGGATTGTAATGGTCCTCACCTTTACAGCATCTACCCTCACGGCTCCACTGACAAGCTGCCCTACGTCACCATGGGTCAGTCTCAAGCATCATCATTCCACTGTTTCTATATATTGTAGTTCCAGCATAATGTcttgacacacacatacactggtCCCACTGTTCATAGAGCAATGTCATTATATCTTGTGACTCAGGGGAGCTGTTGCAAACATATGAATGTGATGTATATGCAACACAAATAGTTTCAGAATTGTTTGATCACACCACGCCGCTATGAAAACTTGCTGCAACATACCGCAGTTTCTATGTAGGCAACATTAATGTGCGTTGTTAGGCTTGTAATGTTTGGACTGGTCATGTTTGGAGGCTACAGTGAGGCAGTTTATTTGCTCGTGCTAAAGTTAATTATGCAAGCATGATTGTCCATGGCCTTTGACATTTTGATTACCTGCAGCCTGAGGAAACGAAATGCCAATAATGGCATCGTAGCCACTACCTTAGAGAACAACTGTTTAAAGCCGCCTTCCTGATATTTCATATCTAAACTAGGTAGTATTAGCTGAACTTCATGGTGTTTGTCAACTCAGTAGTGAAAAATAACAAAGCATTAGGGCTGTGCCCGGTATTATAATTTTGTTCTCGGCCGTTTGTAATTCAAACTGGACTTCTTCTGCCTGATAGGCCtacttctttattttcttgttaaacATAAAAGTCAATGAATGAAACTAAACAAGAATAAATTTAGTAATGGAATTATTCAAGTTAATTAAACATTGTAgctaaaaaaactgaaattcaaGACAATGTATATGTTTTTCAAAACAAGATTCTGTTTTCTAATATTACACAGTTGTACCTCAAATCACTCCAAAAGGTTTAATTTGTGGATTAAAATCACTGTCATTTTCTGCCAAGGGATACTAGCCCTGAACCTGCCTTGCctggttttattttagttttgtgcCATTACTTTTTTCACTACTCAAAAGTTTCCAGGTCTGCATGATGGTAATATGTTCTGACAGCTAAATATACGACTAATGTCAGGTCAGTGAgccagtttttcttttcaaaaggATCTGGGTCCCTGGCTGCCATGGCAGTGTTTGAGGATCGCTACAAGCCTGACATGGAGGTTAGTTCACAACTCAAGTGCATAATTTATAGTAACGCAACACCTGTAGTGAGCCTCATAATCCCATACAACTGATTTTCCCTTCCTGTAAAAGcacataatttaagcattaatAATATTTCCTTAAAGGAGGAGGAAGCCAAGCAGCTGGTGCGTGATGCTATTGCTGCAGGGATCTTTAATGACCTGGGCTCTGGCAGCAACATTGACCTGTGTGTTATCACCAAGGGAAAGGTGGACTACATTCGGCCCCATGATGAGGCCAATAAGAAGGGGGTCAGGTGAGAACTATTCATGCACATCTTTGTCCTCTGATTTCTAACGTGGCAATTTTAACCCTGAGTTGAGATAAAATAGTTTTCACTTCCAGATATGAAGATCACTTAACtctgtgaatgttggtggtgggtTTCCACACAAATTCTGACTTAACCTGTCCGGCAAAATGCAAAGAAGCTGTCTGATGGTCTTCCATGTTTGAGCCTAATTCAGTTGTCATATCATGTTGAAGATTTTGTGTCAATATTCCTGATTCTGGAACCAAGCCCCAGAGCTTTTTTAACTGGACTGAATGTAGCTGAAACGTGTTACTTGAATATGTAACGGATAGTCACGATTTAGGttccaacaaaacacaaacataggAATGTTAACTGCACTTTTTCCAAAAAGATATTgtttggtcaaaatttagagTAGGTGACCCTCCCTAGCTGGAGAAAAACTCTGGGTTTTCCAAAAATTAATATAAACTTAAACTGTGACTGCATGAAGACCAtacaatatataaaacacagatttagaggAATAACATTTAAAGCTTTTTGATCCCTTTAAAATTGCGAAGATGGCTGGGTTTTGGCAGTTGTCCGGCCAACTTCCTATTAATTTAAGGTGAGGATTTTtaacagagttttttttttacttaattttgTAAAAATCACACAACGAATCACCAACAACGAACATCGCACACCATTCCCGACTGAGTCGCATGTTTTGATATAGAATTTGTATGGGTTTTGTCAAAACTGCAGGATGAGTTAGGTGCTGAAAATCTTGTTGGAAGAATCTGTAACACAATAAACCCAAGAAGTGTGCCAAAACATAAGGACTGGCACATGTAATAATCAGTTGCAGCCATAATCCCAACTAGACTGATGGTGGCCTTTTTGTTCACCATGGACACTAAcctcaaaatgaacaaactgaGAGAACTTCTGATCTGGAACTGATAACTTGGTTCCGTATCTCAGTATTATTCAGTCTAGAGTTGAGCGTTTGTGAGACCTGCTTTCTGGAACAGGGCTCTGAAATGTTGATGGTAGTCATACAGTGACCAGACAGCTGCAGCCAGTAGTGCTGACCAGACATAAAccagcagctgctcctccaAATCAAATAGGTTTTTGGTCTTTACAGTGAAAGTGTCATTTGTAAATACTTGTTCATACAGTAGATTTTAATGTTGTGCATGGGGAAAATTTCAGTGTAAGACATTAGGAATCCAAAATGTTAAGCAGCTGGACACCTGCATAGTTGCACAGTACAGAAGAAAGTGCAGTTGTTGCCATGTCACAGCTTTACGCCGCATGTTCAGATGTACTCATGATTTTACACTCTACTCATTAACTTGGAAAACTCAAATGGTGGATGACTCGTTGTCTTGTTGCTTGTTCTGCTTAAAGAGCACATGAGCTTGAAGCCTTACACCTGTGAGTATAGATGAAGAGTGTTTTCATAGAGTGCCGACTTAACAGCCGCCGCCTTTCGTACTTATTCGAAATTACTACTAAccaacttttaaaaacatcttatCCACTTACCTAGTTTAGTTTGACTTTGTATTTACCAGTGTGCATGCCTGTATCTTTTGGATAATAAGAAGTGCTGTGCTGATGAAATCTCTGTCGTGCTACCACATTGAACAAACGCCAAAGGCTTGTTTGACACAACTGATATGTATTATTCCATGTATCTTGTAGAACTGGTGACTACAAGTACAAAAGAGGAACCACCAGTGTGTTGTCGAAGGTTGTAACCACGCTGGACCTGGAGCTGATGGAGGAGTCTGTACAAACTATGGATACCTCCTAAATACTTCATTCCAAGAATTTCTGGCACTAATGGCATGTTTTCCCCATGGTTTACAATAAAATTATTTGAGTTGAATGAATGACTGTATGGCTGTCTTTAAGCTGGTTTTCTTTTAAGTTGTTGAACTACAGATTAAACAGCTGCCGTTGAAGGACTACTTAGATAAAACCCATTTGCTGTCAAAACTGTACATTAATCTGAAATGTATGG
It encodes the following:
- the psmb7 gene encoding proteasome subunit beta type-7 isoform X1; its protein translation is MATLTVTRPPFGGFSFENCKRNAVLEGDANKIGFSLPPARKTGTTICGVVFKDGVVLGADTRATEGMVVADKNCSKIHYISPNIYCCGAGTAADTEMTTQIISSNLELHSLSTGRLPRVATANRMLKQMLFRYQGYIGAALVLGGVDCNGPHLYSIYPHGSTDKLPYVTMGSGSLAAMAVFEDRYKPDMEEEEAKQLVRDAIAAGIFNDLGSGSNIDLCVITKGKVDYIRPHDEANKKGVRAHELEALHLTGDYKYKRGTTSVLSKVVTTLDLELMEESVQTMDTS
- the psmb7 gene encoding proteasome subunit beta type-7 isoform X2 — translated: MATLTVTRPPFGGFSFENCKRNAVLEGDANKIGFSLPPARKTGTTICGVVFKDGVVLGADTRATEGMVVADKNCSKIHYISPNIYCCGAGTAADTEMTTQIISSNLELHSLSTGRLPRVATANRMLKQMLFRYQGYIGAALVLGGVDCNGPHLYSIYPHGSTDKLPYVTMGSGSLAAMAVFEDRYKPDMEEEEAKQLVRDAIAAGIFNDLGSGSNIDLCVITKGKVDYIRPHDEANKKGVRTGDYKYKRGTTSVLSKVVTTLDLELMEESVQTMDTS